The Anolis carolinensis isolate JA03-04 chromosome 2, rAnoCar3.1.pri, whole genome shotgun sequence genome has a window encoding:
- the apobec1a gene encoding C->U-editing enzyme APOBEC-1, which produces KAAILLSNLFFRWQMEPEAFQRNFDPREFPECTLLLYEIHWDNNTSRNWCTNKPGLHAEENFLQIFNEKIDIRQDTPCSITWFLSWSPCYPCSQAIIKFLEAHPNVSLEIKAARLYMHQIDCNKEGLRNLGRNRVSIMNLPDYRHCWTTFVVPRGANEDYWPQDFLPAITNYSRELDSILQD; this is translated from the exons AAGGCTGCAATTCTATTATCAAATTTGTTCTTCAGGTGGCAAATGGAACCAGAGGCGTTTCAGAGGAATTTTGATCCCAGAGAATTTCCCGAGTGTACTTTACTGCTGTATGAAATCCACTGGGATAACAACACCAGTAGGAACTGGTGTACAAACAAACCTGGCCTCCATGCTGAAGAAAATTTTTTGCAAATTTTTAATGAGAAAATAGatatcaggcaggacacaccatGCTCTATCACTTGGTTTCTGTCTTGGAGTCCTTGTTATCCATGCAGCCAGGCTATAATTAAGTTCTTGGAAGCACACCCTAACGTGAGCCTGGAGATAAAAGCTGCTCGGCTGTACATGCATCAAATCGACTGTAACAAGGAAGGCCTCAGGAATTTAGGTAGAAATAGAGTTTCTATCATGAATCTACCTG ATTATCGCCACTGTTGGACAACATTTGTGGTTCCTAGAGGGGCAAATGAAGATTATTGGCCACAGGATTTCTTACCAGCCATAACAAATTATTCCAGGGAACTTGACTCAATTCTTCAG gactga